In Siniperca chuatsi isolate FFG_IHB_CAS linkage group LG20, ASM2008510v1, whole genome shotgun sequence, the following proteins share a genomic window:
- the cbx1b gene encoding chromobox protein homolog 1b isoform X1: MSEVINIEEPAGPQVYLMSMSLTTESPNDGPTVTEVSNPSESKMTSPEKKDKKPDDVPEEEEEEEEYVVEKVLNRRVVKGRVEYLLKWKGFSNEDNTWEPEDNLDCPDLIAEFLQSQKTAHDGKRKAAGDAEGDESKTKKKKDDTEKLRGFARGLDPERIIGATDSTGELMFLMKWKNSDEADLVPAKEANVKCPQVVISFYEERLTWHSYPTEDEKKDDKN; this comes from the exons ATGAGTGAGGTGATAAATATTGAG GAACCTGCTGGTCCCCAGGTCTACCTGATGAGTATGAGCCTGACTACAGAATCCCCTAACGATGGTCCCACTGTTACAGAAG TGTCCAACCCATCAGAGAGCAAAATGACTTCACCTGAGAAGAAGGACAAGAAGCCAGATGATGtgccagaggaagaggaggaggaggaagaatacGTGGTGGAAAAGGTCCTGAATCGGCGGGTGGTGAAAGGGAGAGTAGAGTATCTTCTCAAGTGGAAAGGATTCTCTAA TGAAGATAACACGTGGGAGCCAGAAGACAACCTGGACTGTCCAGATTTGATTGCCGAATTTCTGCAGTCCCAGAAAACGGCACACGATGGAAAGAGGAAGGCGGCCGGGGATGCAGAAGGAGAcgaaagtaaaacaaagaagaaaaaagatgac ACAGAGAAGCTAAGGGGCTTTGCTCGAGGGCTGGATCCAGAAAGGATTATTGGTGCCACAGATTCCACAGGAGAACTCATGTTCCTCATGAAATG GAAAAATTCGGATGAAGCGGACCTGGTGCCGGCGAAGGAGGCCAATGTGAAGTGTCCGCAGGTGGTCATCTCTTTTTATGAAGAGAGACTTACTTGGCACTCATATCCCACCGAAGACGAGAAAAAAGACGACAAAAACTAA
- the cbx1b gene encoding chromobox protein homolog 1b isoform X2: MSMSLTTESPNDGPTVTEVSNPSESKMTSPEKKDKKPDDVPEEEEEEEEYVVEKVLNRRVVKGRVEYLLKWKGFSNEDNTWEPEDNLDCPDLIAEFLQSQKTAHDGKRKAAGDAEGDESKTKKKKDDTEKLRGFARGLDPERIIGATDSTGELMFLMKWKNSDEADLVPAKEANVKCPQVVISFYEERLTWHSYPTEDEKKDDKN; this comes from the exons ATGAGTATGAGCCTGACTACAGAATCCCCTAACGATGGTCCCACTGTTACAGAAG TGTCCAACCCATCAGAGAGCAAAATGACTTCACCTGAGAAGAAGGACAAGAAGCCAGATGATGtgccagaggaagaggaggaggaggaagaatacGTGGTGGAAAAGGTCCTGAATCGGCGGGTGGTGAAAGGGAGAGTAGAGTATCTTCTCAAGTGGAAAGGATTCTCTAA TGAAGATAACACGTGGGAGCCAGAAGACAACCTGGACTGTCCAGATTTGATTGCCGAATTTCTGCAGTCCCAGAAAACGGCACACGATGGAAAGAGGAAGGCGGCCGGGGATGCAGAAGGAGAcgaaagtaaaacaaagaagaaaaaagatgac ACAGAGAAGCTAAGGGGCTTTGCTCGAGGGCTGGATCCAGAAAGGATTATTGGTGCCACAGATTCCACAGGAGAACTCATGTTCCTCATGAAATG GAAAAATTCGGATGAAGCGGACCTGGTGCCGGCGAAGGAGGCCAATGTGAAGTGTCCGCAGGTGGTCATCTCTTTTTATGAAGAGAGACTTACTTGGCACTCATATCCCACCGAAGACGAGAAAAAAGACGACAAAAACTAA
- the cbx1b gene encoding chromobox protein homolog 1b isoform X3, with the protein MTSPEKKDKKPDDVPEEEEEEEEYVVEKVLNRRVVKGRVEYLLKWKGFSNEDNTWEPEDNLDCPDLIAEFLQSQKTAHDGKRKAAGDAEGDESKTKKKKDDTEKLRGFARGLDPERIIGATDSTGELMFLMKWKNSDEADLVPAKEANVKCPQVVISFYEERLTWHSYPTEDEKKDDKN; encoded by the exons ATGACTTCACCTGAGAAGAAGGACAAGAAGCCAGATGATGtgccagaggaagaggaggaggaggaagaatacGTGGTGGAAAAGGTCCTGAATCGGCGGGTGGTGAAAGGGAGAGTAGAGTATCTTCTCAAGTGGAAAGGATTCTCTAA TGAAGATAACACGTGGGAGCCAGAAGACAACCTGGACTGTCCAGATTTGATTGCCGAATTTCTGCAGTCCCAGAAAACGGCACACGATGGAAAGAGGAAGGCGGCCGGGGATGCAGAAGGAGAcgaaagtaaaacaaagaagaaaaaagatgac ACAGAGAAGCTAAGGGGCTTTGCTCGAGGGCTGGATCCAGAAAGGATTATTGGTGCCACAGATTCCACAGGAGAACTCATGTTCCTCATGAAATG GAAAAATTCGGATGAAGCGGACCTGGTGCCGGCGAAGGAGGCCAATGTGAAGTGTCCGCAGGTGGTCATCTCTTTTTATGAAGAGAGACTTACTTGGCACTCATATCCCACCGAAGACGAGAAAAAAGACGACAAAAACTAA